In Fundulus heteroclitus isolate FHET01 chromosome 17, MU-UCD_Fhet_4.1, whole genome shotgun sequence, the following are encoded in one genomic region:
- the zgc:113263 gene encoding uncharacterized protein zgc:113263 isoform X2 produces the protein MLEEFVTMVTELVPELMSYSQRAQLILGLRARLVLELCRGDHPVDMQTIQPHLDRIKAPVSTAKDHHVTINQVEESEVNFVELVHSLLEDPSERKYFFQEIFPVYFGPKYDAALEMLVWEFISRLDELMPVPDFTQLAALLTDAPSFLDDCLRSFFPPEDMKGLLDHHRNLGHFEEKDPRLLPMDDCILSSLSLPPGTRPVLPATSQSPAPPKPSTPPVHLGAPISNTNSLEKPSSRVSDTLRQKLREERESGAWQLQVRNMNLPQEWKAQGSSRPCSETIDLTISNEGADSESEASESTHSLLGSQGGRKRKLSGGADVPRKQNAEASAIQNSSVDDENSGESPLISIWGEYTDSQERAFPVLMDSKVPWSDEETLHLLDIWGKDSVQQALKGCLKNRHIFTQIAQKMAERGYMRTVEQCQTRIKRLKKCFRQSLKGNSRPDHKFYSKLEQIIGSSSGSSLPEITYDVEEVMDDDETQDGEEDLQFIGHTGQLEIGTRSVPWTDMETLALINIWSADKMQQELRGNRTGHIFSIISSKMATLGFSRTPEQCQTRLKRLKSSFRQCYQNNLKGHEQVQCKFYNELGRILVKDFQSVMHLEDMSMKDDDSDFPSYSHHSIESAVGVQEDRKKVPWSDKETIILLEVWGDPQMQHGLRRYPHNGHIFTEVSEKLNANGYSRTPEQCHTRIKRLKTAYRQCKENMSSSGTDRVDFKFYDLLEQILEKQPSTSSAIVTDSIEISEDSNGDSGTERDGETQGVSAEKPASTIWSDEETQALIEIWGDEEVQRALRGFIHNGHIYADISERMHDLGFSRTSEQCRSKVKSLRINFRQCYDRKKSGRNIDYKFYHQLEQILGQEAITIDEYDERDEQAGVEPGVADEQVNAPWSEEETIALVEVWAADDVQHSLKTSMRNGHVYADISEKLASLGYLRTAEQCQLRIKRLKKTYRRYCNSRRNGGRPAVFRYYNLLAPVLGNDLAFADVDGPAADTTVEPLMDHDSAMYEQPSTSHLLTDMSRKTPWSDLETRTLLEIWGEDSVQLTLRGCLKNRHVFEYISEKLSNHGFIRTTEQCYTRMKRLKYSFVHEKGEFKFFNEMDKIFRKDLNVDDSVVNPFILDDADDFAPEVHQMKVSANHWLADSSKMAWGDGETEALLEIWGSAEIQENLKGGNKNKSIYKQISQVMASQGYLRSPEQCQSRVKRLRANFRQFLEGRQGDKQECKFFEQLVQIFGTKYVMNSDSLTDDTPEVIES, from the exons GAAATCTTCCCCGTGTATTTCGGCCCAAAGTATGACGCGGCCCTGGAGATGCTGGTGTGGGAGTTTATATCAAGACTGGATGAGCTAATGCCTGTTCCAGACTTCACACAG TTGGCAGCCTTGCTGACAGACGCTCCGTCATTTCTTGACGACTGTTTACGATCATTTTTCCCACCAGAGGACATGAAGGGTTTACTTGACCACCACAGGAACCTTGGTCATTTTGAAGAGAAGG ATCCAAGGCTATTACCGATGGATGACTGCATTCTCTCCTCCCTCTCACTGCCTCCCGGGACCAGGCCTGTTCTCCCCGCCACCTCTCAGTCTCCTGCTCCACCCAAACCCTCAACCCCTCCGGTACATCTTGGCGCTCCTATCAGCAACACCAACAGCTTGGAGAAGCCGAGCTCGAGGGTCTCTGACACGCTGAGACAGAAACTGAGGGAGGAACGGGAGTCTGGGGCTTGGCAGCTGCAGGTCAGGAACATGAACCTTCCTCAGGAATGGAAAGCGCAGGGCTCCTCGCGGCCGTGCAGCGAGACCATTGACCTCACTATTTCCAACGAGGGAGCAGACTCGGAGTCAGAGGCCAGCGAGAGCACCCACAGCTTACTGGGCTCTCAGGGCGGACGGAAGAGGAAGCTGAGTGGAGGGGCGGACGTTCCCAGGAAGCAAAATGCAGAGGCTTCAGCCATTCA AAACTCCTCGGTGGACGATGAGAATTCAGGTGAATCTCCCCTGATCTCCATATGGGGAGAATATACAG ACTCTCAGGAACGTGCTTTCCCAGTCCTGATGGACTCCAAGGTCCCCTGGTCAGATGAAGAGACGCTCCATCTGCTCGACATCTGGGGGAAGGATTCGGTGCAGCAGGCCTTGAAGGGCTGCTTAAAAAACCGCCACATATTCACTCAGATCGCGCAGAAGATGGCCGAGAGGGGCTACATGAGAACCGTGGAGCAGTGCCAGACGAGGATCAAGCGGCTGAAGAAGTGCTTCCGCCAGAGCCTCAA AGGGAACTCgaggccagaccataaattttaTTCAAAGCTTGAGCAGATCATTGGCTCTTCCTCCGGCTCGTCTCTTCCTGAGATAACCTACGACGTCGAGGAGGTCATGGACGACGACGAGACCCAAGACGGGGAGGAGGACTTGCAGTTCATTGGACACACTGGCCAGCTGGAAATCG GGACTCGAAGTGTGCCGTGGACAGACATGGAGACTTTGGCCCTCATCAACATATGGAGCGCCGACAAAATGCAGCAGGAGCTGAGAGGGAACCGTACCGGACACATTTTCTCCATCATATCCAGCAAGATGGCCACTTTGGGCTTTTCCCGCACGCCGGAGCAATGCCAGACGAGGCTGAAGAGACTCAAATCCAGCTTCAGGCAGTGCTACCAAAACAA TTTGAAAGGACACGAGCAAGTCCAGTGCAAGTTTTACAACGAGCTTGGAAGGATTTTAGTGAAGGATTTCCAGTCGGTGATGCATCTGGAGGACATGTCCATGAAGGATGACGACAGCGACTTTCCTTCCTACAGTCACCATAGcattg AGTCTGCCGTGGGAGTTCAGGAGGACCGGAAGAAGGTGCCGTGGTCCGACAAGGAGACCATCATCCTCCTGGAGGTTTGGGGTGACCCACAG ATGCAGCACGGCCTGAGGCGCTACCCGCACAACGGGCACATCTTTACGGAGGTGTCGGAGAAGCTCAATGCCAACGGTTACTCCCGCACCCCGGAGCAGTGCCACACCAGGATCAAGCGGCTGAAAACCGCCTATCGCCAGTGTAAAGAAAACATGAG CTCGTCTGGAACGGACCGAGTCGACTTCAAATTCTACGATCTGCTGGAACAGATTCTGGAAAAGCAGCCGTCAACATCGTCCGCCATCGTCACAGACTCTATTGAAATATCCGAAGACTCCAATGGAGATTCGGGAACAGAGAGAG ATGGAGAGACCCAGGGGGTATCGGCAGAAAAACCAGCATCCACCATATGGTCGGACGAGGAGACCCAGGCTCTTATCGAGATCTGGGGTGACGAGGAAGTCCAGCGGGCTCTGAGGGGCTTCATCCACAACGGGCATATTTATGCCGATATCTCAGAGAGGATGCACGACCTCGGCTTCTCCAGGACCTCAGAGCAGTGCCGCTCCAAAGTAAAGTCGCTGAGGATCAACTTCCGCCAGTGCTACGACAGGAAGAA GAGTGGACGAAACATAGATTACAAGTTTTACCACCAGCTGGAGCAAATCCTGGGACAGGAGGCCATAACCATCGATGAGTATGACGAGCGGGACGAACAAGCCGGGGTTGAGCCAG GGGTTGCAGACGAGCAGGTGAACGCGCCGTGGTCGGAGGAGGAGACGATCGCCCTCGTCGAGGTGTGGGCCGCCGACGACGTGCAGCACAGCCTGAAGACCTCCATGCGTAACGGCCACGTCTACGCAGACATATCCGAGAAGCTGGCCTCCCTCGGCTACCTGAGGACGGCGGAGCAGTGCCAGCTTAGGATCAAACGGCTGAAGAAGACCTACAGGCGATACTGCAACAGCCGGAG AAATGGAGGGCGGCCGGCAGTGTTTCGATACTACAACCTTCTCGCCCCGGTGCTCGGCAATGATTTAGCATTTGCAGATGTAGACGGTCCTGCAGCCGATACCACCGTAGAGCCCCTAATGGACCACGATTCTGCAATGT ACGAGCAGCCCTCGACCAGCCACCTCCTGACAGACATGAGCAGAAAGACGCCCTGGTCGGACCTGGAGACCCGCACCCTCCTGGAGATCTGGGGCGAGGACAGCGTCCAGCTCACCCTGAGGGGCTGTCTGAAGAACCGACATGTGTTCGAGTACATCTCGGAGAAGCTGAGCAACCACGGCTTCATAAGGACCACCGAGCAGTGCTACACCCGCATGAAGCGGCTTAAATACAGCTTTGTGCATGAAAA GGGAGaattcaaattcttcaatgagATGGACAAGATCTTCAGGAAGGACCTGAACGTGGACGACTCTGTTGTCAACCCGTTCATTTTAGATGACGCGGATGACTTTGCTCCTGAAGTGCACCAAATGAAAG TCTCAGCTAACCACTGGCTGGCTGACAGCTCCAAGATGGCCTGGGGGGACGGAGAGACTGAGGCCCTGCTGGAAATCTGGGGCAGCGCCGAGATCCAGGAGAACCTGAAGGGCGGCAACAAGAACAAAAGCATCTACAAGCAGATCTCTCAGGTCATGGCCAGCCAGGGCTACCTGCGCTCTCCTGAACAGTGTCAGTCCAGGGTGAAGAGGCTGAGGGCCAACTTCAGACAGTTCCTGGAGGGGCGACA AGGCGACAAACAGGAGTGCAAGTTCTTTGAGCAGTTGGTGCAGATATTCGGCACCAAATATGTGATGAACTCTGATTCGCTGACTGATGATACACCAGAAGTCATAG AGTCCTGA